One part of the Xylanimonas allomyrinae genome encodes these proteins:
- a CDS encoding DUF721 domain-containing protein produces the protein MSAAQVPPTPPAEVARAALNRARAAARAKGLRPGSPARRSPLAEPRTSGAGPTARDPQLLSDVVGRLLRDKGWRAEVSVGGVIGRWREVVGDQIAEHCVPEAFEDKVLVVRASSTAWATQVRLLVPTLLRRLSEEVGEGVVDDVKVLGPAGPGFRRGPRSVRGGRGPRDTWG, from the coding sequence CCCGCCCGCCGAAGTCGCGCGCGCCGCGCTCAACCGGGCGCGGGCGGCGGCCCGGGCCAAGGGGCTGCGCCCGGGCTCGCCCGCTCGCCGCTCCCCGCTCGCGGAGCCGCGCACGTCGGGCGCTGGTCCGACGGCGCGTGACCCGCAGCTTCTGTCGGACGTCGTGGGCCGGCTGCTGCGTGACAAGGGCTGGCGGGCCGAGGTGTCGGTGGGCGGCGTGATCGGGCGGTGGCGCGAGGTCGTGGGCGACCAGATCGCGGAGCACTGCGTGCCCGAGGCGTTCGAGGACAAGGTGCTGGTGGTGCGTGCGAGCTCGACGGCCTGGGCGACGCAGGTGAGGTTGCTGGTGCCGACGCTGCTGCGGAGGCTGTCGGAGGAGGTCGGCGAGGGCGTGGTCGACGACGTGAAGGTGCTGGGGCCCGCGGGACCCGGTTTCCGTCGTGGTCCTCGTTCGGTGCGCGGGGGCCGTGGCCCGCGTGACACCTGGGGCTGA
- the gyrB gene encoding DNA topoisomerase (ATP-hydrolyzing) subunit B — MHRYRGANGQRGANRPVTNRNDGGYDAGNITVLEGLEAVRKRPGMYIGSTGERGLHHLVYEVVDNSVDEALAGYADTIDVTLLADGGVRVVDNGRGIPVAVHPTEGRPTVEVVMTILHAGGKFGGGGYAVSGGLHGVGISVVNALSTRVVTEVARDGARWRMEFGNGGHPVTELERLEDTQETGTTQTFWPDPEIFETTEFDFETLRARFQQMAFLNKGLSIRLTDERAGHADLQDEVVGSAEHPAQPRKDADGVVVADLDDDPATPPVRTVTYRYDGGLTDYVKHLNAGKKVDLIHPEVIDFEAEDTERRISVEIAMQWTSAYSESVHTYANTISTTEGGTHEEGFRAAMTTLVNSYARDKAILKDKEDNLTGDDIREGLTAVVSIKLGEPQFEGQTKTKLGNTEAKTFVQRVVREQLTDWFDSHPSEAKDIIRKAIQASQARIAARKAREATRRKGILSSGGMPGKLKDCQSNRAEECEIYIVEGDSAGGSAVRGRNPHNQAILPIRGKILNVERARLDKALSNQEVQSLITAFGTGIGEDFDLTKLRYHKIILMADADVDGQHIATLLLTLLFRYMRPLIEHGYVYLAMPPLYRLKWSNAPHDYVYSDKEKDAFMREGLAAGRRMPKDKGIQRYKGLGEMDYQELWETTMDPDHRTLRQVTMDDAAAADEIFSMLMGEDVESRRSFIQRNAKDVRFLDI; from the coding sequence ATGCACCGGTACCGCGGTGCGAACGGACAGCGAGGAGCGAACCGGCCTGTGACGAATCGGAATGACGGCGGATACGACGCCGGGAACATCACCGTCCTGGAAGGTCTCGAGGCCGTCCGCAAGCGTCCGGGCATGTACATCGGCTCCACCGGGGAGCGTGGCCTCCACCACCTTGTGTACGAGGTGGTGGACAACTCGGTCGACGAGGCGCTCGCCGGCTACGCCGACACCATCGACGTGACGCTCCTGGCCGACGGGGGTGTCCGGGTCGTCGACAACGGCCGTGGCATCCCGGTCGCCGTCCACCCCACCGAAGGCCGGCCGACCGTCGAGGTCGTCATGACGATCCTGCACGCCGGCGGGAAGTTCGGCGGCGGTGGATACGCCGTCTCGGGTGGTCTGCACGGTGTGGGCATCTCTGTGGTCAATGCGTTGTCGACGCGCGTGGTCACCGAGGTCGCGCGCGACGGCGCACGGTGGCGCATGGAGTTCGGCAACGGCGGCCACCCGGTCACCGAGCTCGAGCGGCTCGAGGACACGCAGGAGACGGGTACGACCCAGACGTTCTGGCCCGACCCGGAGATCTTCGAGACCACAGAGTTCGACTTCGAGACGCTGCGCGCCCGGTTCCAGCAGATGGCGTTCCTCAACAAGGGGCTGTCCATCCGCCTGACGGACGAGCGCGCCGGACATGCGGACCTTCAGGACGAGGTCGTCGGCAGCGCCGAGCATCCGGCGCAGCCGCGCAAGGACGCCGACGGCGTCGTCGTCGCCGACCTTGACGACGACCCCGCCACCCCTCCGGTGCGGACGGTCACCTACCGCTACGACGGGGGCCTGACCGACTACGTCAAGCACCTCAACGCGGGCAAGAAGGTCGACCTGATCCACCCCGAGGTCATCGACTTCGAGGCGGAGGACACTGAGCGGCGCATCTCGGTCGAGATCGCGATGCAGTGGACGAGCGCGTACAGCGAGTCGGTCCACACGTACGCCAACACCATCTCGACGACGGAGGGTGGCACGCACGAGGAGGGCTTCCGTGCGGCGATGACCACGCTGGTCAACTCGTACGCACGGGACAAGGCCATCCTCAAGGACAAGGAGGACAACCTCACGGGTGATGACATCCGCGAGGGCCTGACCGCCGTCGTGTCCATCAAGCTCGGCGAGCCGCAGTTCGAGGGCCAGACGAAGACCAAGCTCGGCAACACCGAGGCCAAGACGTTCGTGCAGCGCGTGGTGCGTGAGCAGCTCACCGACTGGTTCGACTCGCACCCCAGCGAGGCCAAGGACATCATCCGCAAGGCCATCCAGGCGTCGCAGGCGCGCATCGCGGCCCGCAAGGCGCGCGAGGCGACCCGACGCAAGGGCATCCTGTCGAGCGGTGGCATGCCGGGAAAGCTCAAGGACTGCCAGTCCAACCGCGCCGAGGAATGCGAGATCTACATCGTCGAGGGTGACTCGGCCGGTGGTTCCGCCGTCCGTGGGCGCAACCCGCACAACCAGGCGATCCTCCCGATCCGCGGAAAGATCCTCAACGTCGAGCGCGCGCGTCTCGACAAGGCGCTGTCGAACCAAGAGGTCCAGTCGCTCATCACGGCGTTCGGCACCGGCATCGGCGAGGACTTCGATCTCACCAAGCTGAGGTACCACAAGATCATCCTCATGGCCGACGCCGACGTCGACGGCCAGCACATCGCGACCCTGCTGCTCACGCTGCTGTTCCGGTACATGCGACCGCTCATCGAGCACGGGTACGTGTACCTCGCGATGCCGCCGCTGTACCGGCTCAAGTGGTCCAACGCGCCGCACGACTACGTCTACTCCGACAAGGAGAAGGACGCGTTCATGCGGGAGGGTCTCGCCGCCGGCCGGCGCATGCCGAAGGACAAGGGCATCCAGCGCTACAAGGGTCTGGGTGAGATGGACTACCAGGAGCTGTGGGAGACGACCATGGACCCCGACCACCGCACGCTGCGGCAGGTCACCATGGACGACGCCGCCGCGGCCGACGAGATCTTCTCCATGCTGATGGGCGAGGACGTCGAGTCCCGCCGCAGCTTCATCCAGCGCAACGCCAAGGACGTCCGCTTCCTCGATATCTGA
- the gyrA gene encoding DNA gyrase subunit A produces MTDETTPLPDLPEVHHGRIEQVDLNLEMQRSYLDYAMSVIVGRALPDVRDGLKPVHRRVIYAMYDGGYRPDRGFSKCARVVGDVMGKYHPHGDSAIYDTLVRLVQDWSLRYPLVAGQGNFGSPGNDPAAAPRYTECRMAPIAMEMVRDIDKNTVDFQDNYDGEEQEPVVLPARFPNLLVNGSAGIAVGMATNIPPHNLREVAEGVRWHLANPEATREELLAALMQRVKGPDFPTGAQILGTKGIEEAYRTGRGSITMRAVVNVEEIQNRICLVVTELPYQVNPDNLAAKIADLVNDGRLAGIADIRDETSGRTGQRLVIVLKRDAVAKVVLNNLYKHTQLQDTFGANMLALVDGVPRTLSLDAFIRHWTTHQIDVVRRRTEYLLADAEKRIHILRGYLKALDALDEVIALIRRSPDAEQARLGLMELLDVDEAQANAILQLQLRRLAALERQKIIDEHAEIEAEIIDFRDILAKPGRQRSIVGEELDGIVEKYGDERRTHILPYDGDMSIEDLIPEEEVVVTITRGGYAKRTRSDAYRQQKRGGKGVRGTQLREDDIVEHFFVTTTHHWLLFFTNFGRVYRAKGYELPEGSRDSKGQHVANMLAFQPGERIAQVLDLRDYDAAEYLVLATRRGLVKKTKLQEYNSPRSAGLIAINLREDEDGQPDELIGAMLVDSENDIILVSRKGQSIRFPANDESLRPMGRATSGVTGMKFRDGDEVLSAAVVREDAYLFTVTESGMAKRTALSVENYRQQGRGGLGIRVANLPEERGDLVGALVVDEDDEVLVIMERGKIVRSAVDEVRATGRTTQGVTFAKADRGDRIIAVARNVERRDDEESASVDGVSAPGEPADADEK; encoded by the coding sequence ATGACGGACGAGACCACGCCGCTGCCCGATCTCCCCGAGGTCCACCACGGTCGGATCGAACAGGTCGACCTCAACCTTGAGATGCAGCGCAGCTACCTCGACTACGCGATGAGCGTGATCGTCGGCCGCGCGCTGCCCGACGTGCGCGACGGCCTCAAGCCCGTCCATCGTCGCGTGATCTACGCGATGTACGACGGCGGCTACCGGCCCGATCGCGGTTTTAGCAAGTGCGCCCGCGTCGTCGGCGACGTGATGGGCAAGTACCACCCGCACGGCGACTCGGCGATCTACGACACCCTGGTGCGTCTTGTCCAGGACTGGTCGCTGCGCTACCCGCTCGTCGCCGGCCAGGGGAACTTCGGCTCCCCCGGCAACGACCCCGCGGCCGCCCCGCGGTACACCGAGTGCCGCATGGCTCCGATCGCCATGGAGATGGTCCGGGACATCGACAAGAACACCGTCGACTTCCAGGACAACTACGACGGCGAGGAGCAGGAGCCCGTCGTCCTGCCCGCGCGGTTCCCGAACCTGCTGGTCAACGGCTCGGCCGGCATCGCCGTCGGCATGGCCACGAACATCCCGCCGCACAACCTGCGCGAGGTCGCCGAGGGCGTGCGCTGGCACCTGGCGAACCCCGAGGCGACGCGCGAGGAGCTCCTCGCGGCGCTCATGCAGCGCGTCAAGGGCCCCGACTTCCCCACGGGCGCGCAGATCCTCGGCACCAAGGGCATCGAGGAGGCGTACCGCACGGGCCGCGGGTCCATCACGATGCGCGCGGTGGTCAACGTCGAGGAGATCCAGAACCGGATCTGCCTGGTGGTGACCGAGCTGCCCTACCAGGTCAATCCGGACAACCTCGCCGCGAAGATCGCCGACCTGGTCAACGACGGTCGCCTGGCCGGCATCGCCGACATCCGCGACGAGACCTCGGGCCGCACCGGGCAGCGGCTGGTGATCGTGCTCAAGCGCGACGCCGTCGCGAAGGTCGTGCTCAACAACCTCTACAAGCACACGCAGCTGCAGGACACGTTCGGCGCGAACATGCTCGCGCTGGTCGACGGCGTGCCGCGAACGCTGAGCCTCGACGCGTTCATCCGTCACTGGACGACGCACCAGATCGACGTCGTGCGCCGCCGGACGGAGTACCTGCTCGCCGACGCCGAGAAGCGGATCCACATCCTGCGCGGCTACCTCAAGGCGCTCGACGCGCTCGACGAGGTCATCGCGCTCATCCGCCGCTCGCCGGACGCCGAGCAAGCCCGCCTGGGCCTCATGGAGCTGCTCGACGTCGACGAGGCGCAGGCCAACGCGATCCTGCAGCTCCAGCTGCGGCGCCTCGCGGCCCTCGAACGCCAGAAGATCATCGACGAGCACGCCGAGATCGAGGCCGAGATCATCGACTTCCGCGACATCCTCGCGAAGCCGGGACGCCAGCGCAGCATCGTCGGGGAGGAGCTCGACGGCATCGTCGAGAAGTACGGCGACGAGCGCCGCACCCACATCCTCCCGTACGACGGCGACATGTCGATCGAGGACCTCATCCCCGAGGAGGAGGTCGTCGTCACGATCACGCGCGGCGGCTACGCCAAGCGCACCCGCAGCGACGCCTACCGCCAGCAGAAGCGCGGCGGCAAGGGCGTGCGCGGCACGCAGTTGCGTGAGGACGACATCGTCGAGCACTTCTTCGTCACGACGACGCACCACTGGCTCCTGTTCTTCACGAACTTCGGCCGGGTCTACCGTGCGAAGGGCTACGAGCTGCCCGAGGGGTCGCGCGACTCCAAGGGTCAGCACGTCGCCAACATGCTGGCCTTCCAGCCGGGTGAGCGGATCGCCCAGGTGCTCGACCTGCGCGACTACGACGCCGCCGAGTACCTCGTGCTCGCCACGCGCCGCGGCCTCGTCAAGAAGACCAAGCTCCAGGAGTACAACTCGCCGCGCTCGGCCGGCCTCATCGCGATCAACCTGCGCGAGGACGAGGACGGTCAGCCCGACGAGCTCATCGGTGCGATGCTCGTCGACTCCGAGAACGACATCATCCTGGTCTCGCGCAAGGGGCAGTCGATCCGTTTCCCGGCCAACGACGAGAGCCTGCGGCCGATGGGGCGTGCGACGTCCGGTGTCACGGGCATGAAGTTCCGCGACGGCGACGAGGTGCTCTCCGCGGCGGTCGTCCGTGAGGACGCGTACCTGTTCACGGTCACCGAGTCGGGCATGGCCAAGCGCACGGCGCTGTCGGTCGAGAACTACCGCCAGCAGGGCCGTGGCGGTCTCGGCATCCGTGTCGCCAACCTGCCCGAGGAGCGTGGCGACCTGGTCGGTGCGCTCGTCGTGGACGAGGACGACGAGGTGCTGGTCATCATGGAACGCGGCAAGATCGTGCGATCGGCGGTCGACGAAGTGCGTGCCACGGGCCGAACGACGCAGGGCGTGACCTTCGCCAAGGCGGACCGGGGTGATCGCATCATCGCCGTCGCACGGAACGTCGAGCGACGTGACGACGAGGAGTCGGCTAGCGTGGACGGCGTGTCTGCGCCGGGCGAGCCCGCGGACGCCGACGAGAAGTGA
- a CDS encoding DUF3566 domain-containing protein: protein MTTKNKATGSVAPSVPPVPPPPTSETSDDATRAGAVNAARAAIAAARDAAKRIQPGLDAAQGSAEAAPPSAGRPTSDTKPSRPQGKSGKSGKTARPEMHYDVGGVRLTPDGAAASGQGAPAGAAARPGGPQIAPLSGAAGPRRVRLTVSRVDPWSVMKLAFLLAVAIGIMMVVAATVFWYVVDGLGVFDSIQQFVNQVVGEQTDFDITQFVAVDRFVSLATLIAVVNVVLLTALATIMALLYNITAALVGGMHVTLTDD from the coding sequence ATGACGACGAAGAACAAGGCCACGGGTAGCGTCGCGCCCTCGGTTCCCCCGGTTCCGCCACCGCCGACCTCGGAGACGTCGGACGACGCCACCCGCGCGGGCGCCGTCAACGCCGCGCGCGCAGCCATCGCGGCGGCTCGTGACGCCGCCAAGCGCATCCAGCCGGGCCTGGATGCGGCGCAGGGGTCCGCTGAAGCAGCACCGCCCTCGGCCGGTCGACCGACCTCGGACACGAAGCCCAGCCGCCCGCAGGGCAAGTCCGGCAAGTCCGGCAAGACGGCTCGTCCCGAGATGCACTACGACGTCGGCGGCGTGCGCCTGACTCCCGATGGCGCCGCGGCGTCCGGTCAGGGTGCCCCTGCCGGAGCGGCCGCGCGGCCGGGCGGTCCTCAGATCGCCCCGCTCTCGGGCGCGGCTGGCCCGCGACGCGTGCGCCTGACCGTGTCACGCGTCGACCCGTGGTCGGTCATGAAGCTGGCGTTCCTGCTCGCCGTCGCGATCGGCATCATGATGGTCGTCGCGGCGACGGTGTTCTGGTACGTCGTCGACGGGCTCGGCGTCTTCGACTCGATCCAGCAGTTCGTCAACCAGGTCGTCGGCGAGCAGACCGACTTCGACATCACGCAGTTCGTGGCCGTCGACAGGTTCGTCTCGCTCGCGACGCTCATCGCCGTCGTCAACGTGGTGCTGCTGACCGCGCTCGCGACGATCATGGCGCTGCTGTACAACATCACGGCGGCACTGGTGGGCGGCATGCACGTGACCCTGACCGACGACTGA
- a CDS encoding DLW-39 family protein translates to MKKLLLLLIAAAAGYVVWRRISGGNAERDLWSEVTDALE, encoded by the coding sequence ATGAAGAAGCTGCTCTTGCTTCTGATCGCGGCAGCGGCGGGCTACGTCGTCTGGCGTCGGATCTCCGGCGGCAACGCGGAGCGCGACCTGTGGTCTGAGGTCACGGACGCGCTCGAGTGA
- a CDS encoding sensor histidine kinase, with protein sequence MLSAHDLALILATAAVCTGGVTLLALLALRWGRRRTIAFQTIVIVAATLASVVVSTSAIAAEMYLSRHDLEVLFWVIGISACLSMAAALLGTRAVRRALSTIEVSVERVGDGAVVAADDHAGREIATLSAQLADTSRRLAAARADLEQLDASRRQFFAWISHDLRTPLTGVSALAESLEDGGVENPGDYLRRIRTQVSRMSRMVDDLYELSQLQSGALRLRTEEIVLLDVVSDAVADVATIAAARGIRLTHAGVEGQTLRADPHELTRVVVNLLSNSIRYAPQDSEVLITARRDQDSLVLSVVDSGSGVKSEDLGRMFEIGWRADTARTPEAEAGLNAGAGLGLAIVEGIVRAHGGQVSAEKLERGMRLNVALPAAV encoded by the coding sequence ATGCTCAGCGCGCACGACCTTGCCCTCATCCTCGCCACGGCCGCCGTGTGCACGGGAGGCGTCACCCTGCTCGCCCTCCTCGCCCTGCGCTGGGGGCGTCGTCGGACCATCGCGTTCCAGACGATCGTGATCGTCGCCGCCACCCTCGCCTCCGTCGTCGTCTCGACGTCCGCGATCGCCGCCGAGATGTACCTGTCCCGGCACGACCTCGAGGTGCTGTTCTGGGTCATCGGCATCTCCGCCTGCCTGAGCATGGCGGCCGCGCTCCTGGGCACCCGCGCGGTGCGCCGCGCGCTCAGCACCATCGAGGTGTCGGTCGAGCGCGTGGGCGACGGTGCCGTCGTCGCCGCCGACGACCACGCCGGCCGCGAGATCGCCACGCTCTCCGCGCAGCTCGCCGACACCTCACGCCGTCTTGCGGCCGCTCGCGCCGACCTCGAACAGCTCGACGCCTCCCGACGGCAGTTCTTCGCCTGGATCTCGCACGACCTGCGCACGCCGCTCACCGGTGTCAGCGCCCTCGCCGAGTCGCTCGAGGACGGCGGTGTCGAGAACCCCGGCGACTACCTGCGCCGCATCCGCACCCAGGTCTCCCGGATGAGCCGGATGGTCGACGACCTCTACGAGCTGTCGCAGCTGCAGAGCGGCGCCCTGCGGCTGCGCACCGAGGAGATCGTGCTGCTCGACGTCGTCTCCGACGCCGTCGCCGACGTCGCCACGATCGCCGCCGCGCGCGGCATCCGCCTGACCCACGCCGGCGTCGAGGGCCAGACGCTGCGCGCCGACCCGCACGAGCTGACCCGCGTCGTCGTCAACCTGCTGAGCAACTCCATCCGCTACGCGCCGCAAGACTCCGAGGTGCTCATCACCGCTCGACGCGACCAGGACAGCCTCGTGCTGTCCGTCGTCGACAGCGGCAGCGGCGTCAAGAGCGAGGACCTGGGACGCATGTTCGAGATCGGGTGGCGCGCCGACACCGCCCGCACCCCCGAGGCGGAAGCGGGCCTGAACGCGGGCGCCGGGCTCGGGCTGGCGATCGTCGAAGGGATCGTCCGGGCGCACGGGGGACAGGTCAGCGCCGAGAAGCTCGAGCGGGGGATGCGACTGAACGTGGCGCTGCCTGCCGCGGTGTGA
- a CDS encoding response regulator transcription factor, with translation MRQDIEVLVVEDDPTVLTVVSDYLRRRGYSVTGISDGGAARETLRTARPDVLILDRMLPGVSGDELCRQVRLDSPHTPVIMLTVLDAVEERIDGLEHGADDYLSKPFALRELQLRVDALVRRARGQHVSPSAFTLGPFRVNPTQRRISVDGDEVALTTREYELLLFLLQNPGRVLSRDDILREVWGWTFGEPSTVTVHVRRLREKIEPEPRFPRYLLTEWGRGYRFTVEEAA, from the coding sequence ATGCGCCAGGACATCGAGGTACTCGTCGTCGAAGACGATCCCACCGTCCTGACGGTCGTCTCCGACTACCTGCGCCGCCGCGGCTACTCGGTGACCGGCATCAGCGACGGTGGCGCGGCACGCGAGACGCTGCGCACCGCCAGGCCCGACGTGCTGATCCTCGACCGGATGCTCCCGGGCGTCAGCGGTGACGAGCTGTGCCGCCAGGTGCGCCTCGACTCCCCGCACACCCCCGTCATCATGCTGACCGTGCTCGACGCCGTCGAGGAGCGGATCGACGGTCTTGAGCACGGTGCGGACGACTACCTGTCCAAGCCCTTCGCGCTGCGCGAGCTGCAGCTGCGCGTCGACGCGCTCGTGCGACGCGCGCGGGGGCAGCACGTCTCGCCGTCGGCGTTCACGCTCGGTCCGTTCCGCGTCAACCCCACGCAGCGCCGCATCTCCGTCGACGGCGACGAGGTCGCCCTCACGACGCGCGAGTACGAGCTGCTGCTCTTCCTGCTGCAGAACCCCGGCCGCGTCCTGTCCCGCGACGACATCCTTCGCGAGGTGTGGGGCTGGACGTTCGGTGAGCCCTCCACCGTGACCGTCCATGTGCGCCGGCTGCGCGAGAAGATCGAGCCCGAGCCCCGGTTCCCGCGGTACCTGCTCACCGAGTGGGGCCGTGGCTACCGCTTCACCGTCGAGGAGGCAGCCTGA
- a CDS encoding DM13 domain-containing protein: MRQSSVLGSIAFAGVLLLAGCGGAEAPADPPASEPTMKSQEQSPTSAPAESAGESAGESAGESAGESRTGTFEGLNDKEVGGTVVVSDDAIVLSDFSSDEGPDLHVYLTSGTDEAAVAAGVEIDVVAYDEASQSFALDGVDVTGYDTVVIHCDKAKAVFGAAALA; this comes from the coding sequence ATGCGTCAGTCATCGGTTCTCGGCTCGATCGCCTTCGCGGGCGTCCTCCTGCTTGCTGGTTGCGGCGGCGCAGAGGCGCCCGCCGACCCGCCGGCCTCCGAGCCCACGATGAAGTCCCAGGAGCAGTCCCCGACGTCGGCCCCGGCTGAGAGTGCCGGTGAGAGCGCCGGTGAGAGCGCCGGTGAGAGCGCGGGTGAGTCGCGGACGGGCACGTTCGAGGGCCTCAACGACAAGGAGGTGGGCGGCACCGTCGTCGTGAGCGACGACGCGATCGTACTGAGCGACTTCTCCTCCGACGAGGGTCCCGACCTGCACGTCTATCTCACCTCAGGCACCGATGAGGCCGCCGTCGCGGCGGGGGTCGAGATCGACGTGGTCGCCTACGACGAGGCCTCGCAGAGCTTCGCGCTGGACGGCGTCGACGTGACCGGCTACGACACCGTCGTCATCCACTGCGACAAGGCCAAGGCAGTGTTCGGCGCCGCGGCACTGGCCTGA
- a CDS encoding DoxX family membrane protein — MSARHSWTTWIAPALAGAVRVALGVLWLLEGTTKYHAHFGSADIRLVADSARGNSRVPEFHKAFASDILTPFADVFGVVVPLVEVGLGIALVLGVASLPAACLSVMTLMVYWLSDQLIGQYPVAVLLSAVVLVAPVSATRFSVGALIRRRVAEGSPLAPWTVGLRARWW, encoded by the coding sequence ATGAGCGCACGGCACTCCTGGACCACGTGGATCGCCCCGGCCCTGGCCGGGGCGGTTCGCGTGGCTCTGGGGGTCCTCTGGTTGCTCGAGGGGACGACCAAGTACCACGCGCACTTCGGCAGCGCCGACATTCGCCTGGTTGCCGACAGCGCACGTGGAAACTCGCGTGTACCGGAGTTTCACAAGGCTTTCGCGAGCGACATTCTGACCCCGTTCGCCGATGTCTTCGGCGTTGTGGTCCCGCTCGTCGAGGTGGGTTTGGGAATCGCGCTCGTCCTCGGGGTGGCGAGCCTTCCGGCGGCTTGTCTGTCGGTCATGACGCTCATGGTCTATTGGTTGTCCGACCAGCTGATCGGTCAGTACCCGGTCGCCGTCCTGCTCTCGGCCGTCGTCCTTGTCGCGCCCGTGTCCGCCACACGCTTCTCGGTCGGTGCGCTGATCCGCCGCAGGGTCGCGGAGGGCTCACCTCTCGCACCGTGGACCGTGGGTCTGCGTGCTCGCTGGTGGTAG
- the ppk2 gene encoding polyphosphate kinase 2, with amino-acid sequence MGKSKGKTRRIPLAVYEAELRRLQAQLVEMQEWVRATGARVVVLFEGRDAAGKGSAIKRISEYLSPRTVRVVALPTPTQREASQWYFQRYVAHLPAAGEVVLFDRSWYNRAGVERVMGFCTEQEYERFLRQAPRFEQMLVEDGIVLCKLWFSVSREEQHKRFVSRASDPMRRWKLSPMDTESITRWNDYSRAKDRMFASTDVFWARWVTIESEDKRASRLNAIEHILATVPWEPIAHPPFEIPEMPAEDEDINRPSRGDYLYADDHAARVLKEADRDSGP; translated from the coding sequence ATGGGCAAGAGCAAGGGCAAGACCAGGCGCATTCCGCTGGCCGTGTACGAGGCGGAGCTTCGCCGTCTGCAGGCACAGCTCGTGGAGATGCAGGAGTGGGTGCGCGCGACGGGCGCGCGTGTCGTCGTGCTGTTCGAGGGCCGCGACGCCGCAGGCAAGGGGTCGGCGATCAAGCGGATCTCCGAGTACCTGTCGCCGCGCACCGTGCGCGTGGTGGCGCTGCCCACCCCGACGCAGCGCGAGGCGTCCCAGTGGTACTTCCAGCGCTACGTGGCACACCTTCCCGCGGCTGGCGAGGTCGTCCTCTTCGACAGGTCCTGGTACAACCGCGCCGGCGTCGAGCGGGTCATGGGGTTCTGCACCGAGCAGGAGTATGAGCGGTTCCTGAGGCAGGCGCCGCGCTTCGAGCAGATGCTCGTCGAGGACGGCATCGTGCTGTGCAAGCTGTGGTTCTCCGTGAGCCGCGAGGAGCAGCACAAGCGCTTCGTGTCACGCGCGAGCGACCCCATGCGGCGTTGGAAGCTCTCGCCCATGGACACCGAGTCCATCACCCGGTGGAACGACTACTCGCGCGCCAAGGACCGCATGTTCGCCTCCACTGACGTGTTCTGGGCCCGGTGGGTCACCATCGAGTCCGAGGACAAGAGGGCCAGCCGACTCAACGCGATCGAACACATCCTCGCCACCGTCCCGTGGGAGCCCATCGCGCACCCACCGTTCGAGATCCCTGAGATGCCGGCCGAGGACGAGGACATCAACCGCCCGAGCCGCGGCGACTACCTGTACGCCGACGATCACGCGGCGCGCGTCCTGAAAGAGGCCGACCGCGACAGCGGGCCGTAG